The Zygosaccharomyces rouxii strain CBS732 chromosome G complete sequence genome contains a region encoding:
- the MDG1 gene encoding Mdg1p (some similarities with uniprot|P38845 Saccharomyces cerevisiae YHR146W CRP1 Protein that binds to cruciform DNA structures), with protein MSTVNYSFSWPSGPKDVVVTGEFDEWKSIFHLEKSPTTGEFEITLPIKIPEEKDRVFFKFIVDGQWVTSGFYKIGTDPAGIENNYISKQELHHLVEKKDEKNEKHKSDIAAGIATTASPKPTKTRSAAAPQQGDTPEAVVARSSKNLNVKPSTPQTASPSAHPQKPQSSHSHEHEHAAATTTPTASNDPLAATAAASALRKVKIKRKIKINKKTGERIVVSEERIPLDEDDEAVLGSTTFEEEELSPAGKASTNSSAQGTPGLSNAAAGAAGIPPSVTGTTTPTPTRQRQKQQQQPRTPLGSVNSPSNSPSVRKTRPLSTSGAPKSSSGIRSRSGSTKERPVSTVGRPTSPSRSKSSTPMSSSGSAAASAGATAATAAAARKDRPTSAAIGDSTPSSALKTVSRGGSTKKNTNESANAEVTGPLGTRLPDNAGEETFHILPIETPSGGDQAAFKSLAGEPGPFVPSNQEQLKAFSEVNDNVDPQAFNERLNKQFKAEHNTPEKKASEKLDKKIDSQANTENLDKQKSLDDLDKKANESKLEQISKGDAVGKLKNDDELQKLGKDSLQGKEDKKDAFDTLKNDKGNLTDAGKSLASDAKKSASGPGADTGADSSDAKDTFGKLGEDDTLKQLGKDAAEGKVNKDDALDKLGKDSTLKDTGEGVAAGALGGASSGKNKNKNKKKNKNKKNKNKAEKSSEKESKEKTGTSDASISGDLESGERQIPGDYNTEKVTQENKGVKSDLSETGDLSSTDGIRGANEHGYVPGKAGPELDENDSSAHGGVSAQGSTPGSTGQVVGKDAAPLRSSAQGETAGVTGPSASKGATESLAPGAAAGAAGAAGATGISTTNAGEKELGNEATEYGKKTGLDDKTDLDKEISALGGKTELDQDANLLSKEAVPLSEDKTSATGAAAGTSITKVPADKEKEVTQDYPKKNEPSELQNKGETEEKKSKEVKRTGSQKKEAALPTLDPRARKSAGDPNSGARPTSSQQYVDTDNDEKNKDYSDPLTKDTSEIAGQHAPKAATTTGGSAAGVAGVAGAAGAAVSSKDTTKTSKSTPPPNKSAETNGTTPTKANRHSVADAEAKPSKSAHSKSTRPKSVAGSVKKESKGSTAKGTPGSAGSAGTTSAKSKKEIATDALKKGKSKAEVSKGKNTKDTAADLVKTGKSGVEDGKSRKEVAKDALKQGKSEAGSAKGKNAKEAVSDAAKSCKKEVGASKGKGVANETANAGKSESGAAAAAEQKPPGQSTLANAANRTDKKKKIGLWARIKRILK; from the coding sequence atgAGTACGGTCAATTATAGTTTTAGCTGGCCTTCAGGTCCTAAAGACGTTGTTGTTACAGGTGAGTTTGATGAATGGAAAAGTATTTTCCATTTAGAAAAATCACCAACAACCGGcgaatttgaaattacGTTGCCCATTAAAATTccagaggaaaaagatagagttttcttcaaatttattgTGGATGGTCAATGGGTTACTAGTGGATTTTATAAGATTGGTACTGACCCAGCCGGTATTGAAAACAACTACATTTCGAAGCAAGAATTACACCATTTAGTGgagaaaaaagatgaaaaaaatgaaaaacaTAAATCTGATATTGCTGCAGGAATTGCAACTACCGCTTCTCCGAAACCAACGAAAACAAGATCAGCTGCTGCTCCTCAACAGGGTGACACTCCTGAAGCCGTTGTAGCTCGTTCTTCCAAAAACCTTAATGTAAAACCTTCAACTCCCCAAACTGCTTCTCCCAGTGCTCATCCTCAGAAGCCTCAATCTAGTCACAGTCATGAACATGAGCATGCTGCTGCTACAACCACTCCTACTGCTTCTAATGATCCTCTCGCAGCAACGGCAGCAGCATCTGCCCTTAGGAAAgttaaaattaaaagaaagatcaagataAATAAGAAAACTGGtgaaagaattgttgtATCCGAGGAGAGGATTCCTctagatgaagatgatgaggCTGTTCTTGGTAGCACTACTtttgaggaagaagaattgtcaCCTGCAGGTAAAGCTTCAACTAATAGTAGCGCTCAAGGCACTCCTGGTCTTTCCAATGCCGCAGCAGGTGCTGCAGGTATTCCACCATCTGTAACTGGTACTACTACTCCAACTCCAACTCGTCAAAgacaaaaacaacaacaacaacctcGCACACCTCTGGGTTCCGTGAATTCTCCTTCCAATTCCCCATCAGTCCGTAAGACTCGTCCTCTATCCACTTCCGGTGCTCCCAAGTCTTCATCTGGTATCCGTTCACGTAGCGGTTCTACTAAGGAGCGTCCAGTTTCTACGGTTGGTAGACCTACAAGTCCATCTCGTTCCAAATCGAGTACTCCAATGAGTTCGTCAGGTTCAGCTGCAGCTTCTGCGGGTGCTACTGCGGCgacagcagcagcagcacGTAAGGACCGTCCAACCTCAGCTGCAATTGGTGATTCTACCCCTAGTTCTGCTCTTAAGACAGTGTCTCGTGGTGGTTctacaaagaaaaacacCAATGAGTCAGCCAATGCAGAAGTTACAGGTCCTCTTGGTACTCGTCTTCCGGATAATGCTGGTGAAGAAACTTTCCATATCTTGCCTATTGAAACTCCCTCCGGTGGTGACCAAGCAGCTTTTAAATCATTAGCCGGTGAACCAGGTCCATTTGTTCCAAGTAATCAGGAGCAGTTAAAGGCATTTTCCGAAGTTAATGATAACGTTGATCCCCAAGCCTTTAATGAGAGATTAAACAAGCAGTTCAAAGCTGAACACAATACACCAGAAAAGAAAGctagtgaaaaattagacAAAAAAATCGATTCGCAAGCTAATACAGAAAATCTGGACAAGCAAAAGAGTTTAGATGATTTGGACAAGAAAGCTAATGAAAGTAAATTGGAGCAAATCAGTAAAGGTGATGCAGTCggaaaattgaaaaacgatgatgaattgcAAAAACTAGGTAAGGACTCATTGCAGGGTAAGGAGGATAAAAAGGATGCTTTTGATACCCTGAAAAACGACAAAGGTAACTTGACCGATGCTGGTAAAAGTTTAGCATCTGATGCCAAGAAAAGCGCTAGTGGTCCTGGTGCTGATACGGGTGCTGATAGCAGTGATGCCAAGGATAcatttggtaaattgggTGAAGACGATACTTTGAAACAGCTAGGTAAAGACGCAGCTGAAGGTAAAGTCAATAAGGATGATGCTCTAGATAAGCTTGGTAAGGATTctactttgaaagatacTGGCGAAGGTGTCGCCGCAGGTGCTCTTGGTGGTGCTTCGTCAGGaaagaataagaataagaataagaaaaagaacaagaacaagaagaataagaataagGCCGAGAAGAGTTCTGAAAAAgaatccaaagaaaaaactGGTACTTCTGACGCTAGTATCTCCGGCGACCTTGAAAGTGGTGAACGTCAAATTCCTGGCGATTACAATACTGAGAAGGTTACCCAAGAAAATAAGGGTGTCAAATCCGACCTGTCGGAGACTGGAGATCTTAGTAGCACTGACGGCATCAGAGGTGCAAATGAGCACGGATACGTCCCGGGAAAAGCCGGTCCAGAACTTGACGAGAACGATTCTTCTGCGCATGGTGGTGTTTCCGCTCAGGGCTCTACCCCGGGTTCTACCGGTCAAGTTGTTGGTAAAGATGCTGCTCCTCTTCGCTCTTCTGCTCAAGGAGAAACCGCTGGCGTCACTGGTCCAAGTGCCAGTAAAGGTGCTACTGAATCTCTTGCTCCAGGTGCTGCGGCCGGTGCAGCTGGTGCTGCCGGTGCAACTGGTATCTCTACAACAAATGCTGGTGAGAAAGAGCTTGGTAATGAGGCTACTGAATATGGTAAGAAGACTGGCTTAGACGATAAGACTGACTTGGACAAGGAAATTTCTGCTCTAGGTGGAAAGACCGAGTTGGATCAAGATGCGAATCTCCTAAGTAAGGAAGCAGTTCCTTTGAGTGAGGACAAAACTTCTGCTACAGGCGCTGCTGCTGGTACATCTATAACGAAGGTGCCTGCTgacaaagagaaagaggTTACTCAAGATTACCCCAAGAAAAATGAACCTAGTGAATTGCAAAACAAGGGAGAAACggaggaaaagaagagtaagGAAGTCAAGAGAACCGGGTCCCAAAAAAAGGAAGCAGCCTTACCAACTCTGGATCCAAGAGCAAGAAAGAGCGCTGGTGACCCTAACTCTGGGGCAAGACCAACATCTTCTCAACAATATGTTGACACTGATAACGATGAGAAAAACAAGGATTACTCGGATCCTTTAACGAAGGACACATCTGAAATTGCTGGCCAACATGCTCCTAAGGCTGCTACCACTACTGGTGGTAGTGCTGCTGGTGTTGCTGGTGTTGCTGGTGCTGCTGGTGCTGCTGTTTCTTCGAAGGACACTACCAAGACAAGCAAGAGTACTCCTCCCCCTAACAAAAGTGCTGAAACCAATGGCACCACTCCTACTAAGGCCAACAGACACTCTGTAGCAGATGCAGAAGCTAAACCCAGTAAGAGTGCTCATTCAAAGAGCACCCGTCCAAAGAGCGTTGCAGGCTCAgtgaaaaaagaaagtaAGGGTAGTACCGCCAAGGGTACTCCAGGAAGTGCCGGTTCTGCTGGAACTACTAGCGCAAAGagtaaaaaagaaattgccACTGATGCATTgaagaaaggaaaatcCAAAGCTGAGGTGTCTAAGGGTAAGAATACCAAAGACACCGCCGCCGATTTGGTCAAGACCGGTAAATCTGGTGTCGAAGATGGTAAGAGTCGCAAGGAAGTTGCTAAAGATGCTTTAAAGCAGGGCAAGTCTGAAGCTGGATCCGCCAAGGGTAAGAATGCCAAGGAGGCTGTTAGCGATGCCGCTAAAAGTTGTAAGAAAGAAGTAGGTGCTTCTAAGGGTAAAGGTGTCGCAAATGAAACTGCCAATGCAGGAAAATCTGAATCTGGtgcagcagcagctgcCGAACAAAAACCCCCTGGTCAATCTACTCTTGCTAACGCTGCCAACCGCACtgacaaaaagaaaaaaattggtcttTGGGCCAGAATTAAGAGAATTCTGAAATAA